AATGCCGCCCACGTCGCAGGGAACCGCCGCAGGTGAGGACGACAACTTCGAGCCGCTGACGATCCCGGAGGCCAAGGTCCGGCTCGCCCGCACGCTCGGCGTCGATCCGGGGAGTATCAAGATCACGGTCGAGGCTTGAACAGATCAATCCTCGACAGGCCGGTGTGGGGAAGGTCGGGAACAGCGAGAAGCGTGGGAATGCGCTAATCGGCCAAGAGCAGCGGCGCCTACGTGCAGGCCTTGAGGTTGACGGAATACCGATGCCTGGCCGATAATAGTTGCGGTCGTCCCGACTAGTATTCTAAATGGGGTGACCTAGTACAGGGCTCCTTCGGGAGCCCTTCGTTTTTCGCCCCAGGTTCAGGAGTTGCTGATGGATCGGGTTGCCGTCTTCGTGGACGCCGGCTACCTTTTCGCCCAGGGATCGGTGGCTCTTGCGGGTCAAAAGCTCCCTCGCGGTCGCCTCGTACTAGATCACGAAAAGGCAATCGACGCACTCGCCGACTTTGCAGTCCGGGTCAGCGGTGTCGACTTGCTGCGCGTGTACTGGTACGACGGAACGTCAACCGGCCCCAGTTCCCAACACCTCACGTTGGCGCACTTGGCACGCGTGAAGGTCCGTCTCGGCTTCGTCAACAGCGTCGGTGAGCAAAAGGGCGTGGACTCTCTGATCGTCACCGACATGATTGCTTTGGCGCGCAACCACGCGATGAGCGAGGCGGTGCTCTTGTCCGGAGATGAGGATTTGCGCGTCGGAGTGCAACAGGCGCAGGAGTTCGGCGTCCGTGTGCACCTTCTCGGAATTCGCCCTAGCCGGGGAAGCCAGTCGCTGTTCCTGCTTCAAGAAGCCGATTCGACGCACGAATGGAGTCCCGATGATCTGACCCCGTTCCTCTCGTGTAAGCCCGACATTGCCGTGGTATCTGCGGCGCCTCTCCCGGCCGCCGCTCCCGCGCCGCTGGAACCGATGCTGGTACCCGATCCGCTCAACGACGTTGCTTCCGCCCTCGCGACGGAGATCCCCACGACGGAACTCGAAGCCCTTACCGAGTCGATTCGTCAATCCGGACAGATCCCAAAAGAGTTCGATGGTCGGCTCTTAGCCGAAGGAGGCCGTGCGCTCAAGGTGCGACTCGATCCCGCGCAGAAGAAAGAGGCTCGAAACGCGTTTCTCAAAGCGTGTGAGCAGCGCTTGGCCCAAGCACAGCAAACCGCTGGTGGTCCCGACTGAGAACGCGATGGCGGTCCAGGCACCGCCGGGATTAGTCGTGAACCCTGATGCCCCTAAGACTCGATCTCTCCCCATTACTCGAATACCCTGAAGCGTGGCGCCGGCAAGGAAAGGGGTTGCTGTTCTCATCGGAGGTTCTGTGGTGGCACGCGCAGCACTCGACGCCGGAGGCATTGGCGATGCCGGCAGCGTCACTGTTAGGCGGCTACGCTCTGGAGCACTTGTTGAAGGGCCTACGGGTGAAGCAACTGCGCGCGGCCGGCGAATCGATCCTTGTCAAGGGTCGGCTCCGACGAGAACTGACGCGACACGATTTGATCACTCTCGCGGAGGCGGCTGGCGTGCCGTTGGCTCGCCACGAGCGGTTTCTCCTGGAACGACTGACCGTGACCATCACGTGGGGTGGACGATACATTGCTCCCAAAGACGTGGGCGAGACGGATTCTCCGACGATGAGTTCGACGGACCAAGAGGCGATTCGGCGATTCGCAGCAAAACTCGAGGACATGCTCGAAGGGAAGGAGCCGGTGGATTACGACAAGTTGTTGAATGCCACCGACCGTCCGCCACACGATCATTAGACTCGCAAGTCGGAAACGCCCCGCCCATTTCGGCGCGTTTGCGCCTCTCGTCCGTCCAGTTGCGGCTCCGGTTTCCAACGTGCCAGGTAAGGCTCAGGCTGCGCGACGAAGCCCGTCGATTTGCCGGAGCCAAGGAACGATTTGGTTCCAACTGGCAGGCATTAGGGACGCCAAAGCCGTCCATGCGCCCAAGGCCGACCCGGCGCCCGCGGAGGACCTGCTGGCGGCCCATTTTCGTGACTGCGAGCCACGCACGAGGCTCATTGAGCTGAAGCACTACGCCTCCAAGGGATCACCCGCATGGTAGTCGCTCAGTCGCCCTCATAGACCCAGGAGCCCAGGCCGTCGAGATGATCGCCGCTTTTCACGG
Above is a genomic segment from Acidobacteriota bacterium containing:
- a CDS encoding NYN domain-containing protein, giving the protein MDRVAVFVDAGYLFAQGSVALAGQKLPRGRLVLDHEKAIDALADFAVRVSGVDLLRVYWYDGTSTGPSSQHLTLAHLARVKVRLGFVNSVGEQKGVDSLIVTDMIALARNHAMSEAVLLSGDEDLRVGVQQAQEFGVRVHLLGIRPSRGSQSLFLLQEADSTHEWSPDDLTPFLSCKPDIAVVSAAPLPAAAPAPLEPMLVPDPLNDVASALATEIPTTELEALTESIRQSGQIPKEFDGRLLAEGGRALKVRLDPAQKKEARNAFLKACEQRLAQAQQTAGGPD